A window of the Gammaproteobacteria bacterium genome harbors these coding sequences:
- a CDS encoding sulfotransferase family protein, translating to MHKILVLWATPRSTSTAFEWMMRMRGDMTCFHEPFGEAWYQGEDARWPRIKPDTPRTPGLTFDSVWQELKLAAGKGPTFSKDFPHYIEHLWSDEFLDHFNHSFLIRDPAKVATSMYKHWPDFVLKEIAFVEQRALFDRMTDKLGRPLPIIDSDDLLENPHGIVRAYCNAVGITYMEEALSWEPGQRDEVSWYDGGSWHANLRDSTGLKPQPRQYIDISETPDRVREIYETVLPHYQHLYQCRITA from the coding sequence ATGCACAAGATACTGGTACTCTGGGCCACACCGCGTTCGACATCGACCGCGTTTGAATGGATGATGCGCATGCGCGGCGACATGACCTGTTTCCACGAACCTTTCGGTGAAGCCTGGTACCAGGGTGAAGACGCACGCTGGCCGCGTATTAAACCGGACACCCCTCGTACCCCGGGTCTCACTTTTGACAGCGTCTGGCAGGAATTGAAATTAGCGGCTGGTAAAGGCCCAACCTTTTCCAAAGATTTCCCACACTACATCGAGCACCTCTGGAGCGATGAATTTCTTGATCATTTCAACCACAGTTTCCTGATTCGTGACCCGGCCAAGGTCGCCACGTCGATGTACAAGCACTGGCCCGACTTCGTATTGAAGGAAATTGCCTTTGTCGAGCAACGCGCGTTGTTCGACCGGATGACCGATAAACTGGGCAGACCGCTCCCGATTATCGACAGCGATGATTTACTGGAAAATCCGCACGGCATCGTTAGAGCCTATTGCAACGCGGTCGGCATTACGTACATGGAGGAAGCGTTGAGTTGGGAACCCGGACAACGCGACGAGGTGAGTTGGTACGACGGCGGCTCGTGGCACGCCAACCTGCGTGATTCCACCGGATTGAAGCCACAGCCACGACAATACATCGATATTTCGGAAACGCCGGATCGGGTTCGGGAAATTTACGAAACCGTGTTGCCCCACTACCAGCATCTTTACCAATGCCGAATTACGGCCTGA
- a CDS encoding haloacid dehalogenase type II gives MNDAAVKPKVIAFDVFGTVVDWHGSVSREVAAMNLGVDADEFALAWRAGYKPAMRAVMDQGEWVILDDLHRRILDQVLVDFKLDSLIEADREHLNLVWHRLDPWPDSVEGLTRLKTKFIVCSLSNGNIGLLTEMAKNAGLPWDCILSAENFNKYKPHPDTYLGVVRTFASAPGEVMLAAAHHGDLEAARNCGLETAYIERPFEYGHKQPKNIAPWSSNTLHATSIVHLAELLDC, from the coding sequence ATGAATGATGCCGCAGTAAAGCCTAAGGTTATCGCCTTCGACGTGTTCGGCACCGTGGTCGACTGGCACGGTTCGGTTTCTCGCGAGGTCGCCGCGATGAACCTCGGAGTGGATGCAGATGAATTCGCGCTCGCCTGGCGTGCCGGTTACAAGCCTGCGATGCGCGCGGTCATGGACCAGGGCGAATGGGTGATTCTCGATGACTTACATCGCCGCATACTCGATCAGGTACTCGTTGACTTCAAACTCGACTCGCTGATCGAGGCCGACCGCGAACATCTGAACCTGGTATGGCATCGCCTCGATCCCTGGCCCGATTCGGTCGAGGGGCTTACCCGACTGAAAACGAAGTTTATCGTCTGCTCGCTATCGAACGGCAATATCGGGCTGTTAACCGAAATGGCCAAAAATGCCGGATTACCCTGGGATTGTATCTTGAGCGCAGAGAATTTTAACAAGTACAAACCCCATCCGGACACCTACCTCGGTGTGGTCCGCACCTTCGCCAGTGCCCCCGGCGAAGTCATGCTTGCCGCCGCGCATCACGGAGATCTCGAGGCGGCACGCAACTGCGGGCTTGAAACCGCCTACATTGAACGCCCGTTCGAATACGGCCACAAGCAACCCAAGAATATTGCCCCGTGGTCTTCGAATACGTTGCACGCTACCAGTATCGTTCATCTCGCCGAATTGCTGGATTGTTAA
- a CDS encoding YaiI/YqxD family protein has translation MKIWVDADACPNPIKEILFRAAERTGITLTLIANHEIRIKPSRHISFLRVKSGFDVADNEIVKRLTAGDLVITSDIPLAAEIIAHQGQALSPRGELFTSDNIKARLTMRDLMESLRACGVESGGQAPLNHGDRKAFADQLDKIITHQD, from the coding sequence ATGAAAATCTGGGTCGACGCCGATGCCTGCCCGAATCCGATCAAGGAGATCCTGTTTCGCGCGGCTGAACGTACCGGCATCACACTAACCCTGATTGCAAATCACGAGATTCGGATCAAACCTTCGCGTCACATCAGTTTTCTCAGGGTAAAATCGGGATTTGACGTGGCTGACAATGAAATCGTCAAGCGGCTCACCGCCGGGGACCTGGTGATTACGAGTGATATTCCGCTGGCGGCGGAGATCATCGCACACCAGGGGCAGGCGTTGAGTCCACGCGGGGAACTGTTTACCAGCGACAATATCAAGGCCCGCCTGACGATGCGTGATCTGATGGAATCACTGCGTGCCTGCGGCGTCGAATCAGGCGGCCAGGCACCGTTGAACCATGGCGACCGCAAGGCTTTTGCCGATCAGCTGGATAAAATAATTACGCACCAGGACTGA
- a CDS encoding GFA family protein: MPGPYRGSCLCTTVRFEVDEFEPRTGNCHCSMCRKFHGAAYATIAEARQGHFRWTTGEDSLKGFTADNGTTRSFCANCGSSLTFFSPGADPDLVEIALGCFDDEVPVRPDAHIYVASGAKWALPEDDLPQYEAGRDSTRIK, from the coding sequence ATGCCGGGACCCTATCGAGGCAGCTGCCTGTGCACCACGGTTCGATTTGAGGTTGATGAATTCGAGCCGCGTACCGGTAACTGCCATTGCTCGATGTGCCGCAAGTTTCACGGTGCGGCCTACGCCACCATCGCCGAGGCACGGCAGGGCCACTTTCGCTGGACTACCGGGGAGGATTCACTCAAAGGATTTACCGCAGACAATGGCACCACGCGGTCCTTCTGCGCGAACTGCGGATCAAGCCTGACTTTTTTCAGTCCTGGCGCGGATCCTGATTTGGTGGAAATTGCACTCGGCTGCTTTGACGATGAAGTTCCGGTACGCCCCGATGCACACATCTATGTTGCATCCGGTGCAAAATGGGCGCTTCCCGAAGACGATCTGCCCCAATACGAAGCCGGGCGTGATAGCACCAGGATCAAATAG
- a CDS encoding LysE family translocator, with the protein MLAIIPSISVLAVTARAVAFGFTHGMFTALGIVVADIIFILIAVYGLALLAGLMGEQFTWIKTIGGIYLIWLGISLCRADAKTRNTDEIKQSSWGSSFLAGFLITLGDQKAILFYLGFFPAFIDLSRMTPADTLAIIVIAVVGVGGAKLVYAYLADRASQAFKNTRAVLAINTLAASVMIVVGLTLLLKTQAWI; encoded by the coding sequence GTGCTGGCAATTATTCCAAGTATCAGCGTACTTGCCGTCACAGCGCGCGCAGTGGCCTTTGGTTTCACCCATGGCATGTTTACCGCGCTCGGTATTGTCGTAGCCGATATCATTTTCATTCTGATCGCGGTTTATGGCCTGGCACTGCTGGCCGGGCTGATGGGCGAACAGTTCACGTGGATTAAAACCATCGGCGGAATTTACCTGATCTGGCTGGGTATTTCCTTATGCCGTGCGGATGCAAAAACGCGCAATACCGATGAGATCAAACAGTCATCGTGGGGATCGAGTTTTCTGGCCGGGTTTCTGATCACGCTGGGTGATCAAAAGGCAATCCTGTTTTATCTCGGCTTTTTCCCGGCCTTTATCGACCTTTCGCGTATGACCCCGGCCGATACACTGGCCATTATCGTTATTGCGGTGGTCGGCGTCGGCGGCGCTAAACTGGTCTATGCCTACCTGGCCGATCGTGCCAGCCAGGCTTTTAAAAACACACGCGCAGTGCTTGCAATTAATACTCTCGCAGCCAGCGTGATGATTGTTGTCGGCCTTACCCTGCTGCTGAAAACACAGGCCTGGATATGA
- a CDS encoding DUF1614 domain-containing protein → MRTPFSAYQFLLLLFILILVVIIIQVGAFTIALDKLGLSTHSAMLLLACTLMGSAINLPLFSIQAEEPSDEARRMFRGLLFGRPMPFTGRTIIAVNVGGALIPVSFSVYLVMTNQLPLIQVIPAIAIVTLCCRIFSRPIPGLGIGIPVFIAPVTAAVTALLLAPENSAPMAYICGTLGVLIGADLMRLPDIRKLGTPVASIGGAGTFDGIFFTGIVAVLLA, encoded by the coding sequence ATGCGCACACCTTTCTCGGCTTACCAGTTTCTGTTACTGCTTTTTATTCTTATCCTGGTAGTGATCATCATCCAGGTGGGTGCATTTACGATAGCGCTCGACAAACTGGGCCTGTCAACCCATTCGGCGATGCTGTTACTCGCCTGTACCCTGATGGGCAGCGCAATCAATCTGCCCCTTTTTTCGATACAGGCAGAAGAGCCATCCGACGAGGCCAGGCGAATGTTTCGTGGTCTGTTGTTCGGCCGCCCGATGCCGTTCACGGGAAGGACAATCATCGCCGTTAACGTCGGTGGAGCGCTGATTCCAGTCAGTTTTTCAGTTTACCTGGTCATGACTAATCAACTGCCGTTGATCCAGGTGATCCCGGCGATTGCCATCGTCACCCTGTGCTGTCGGATTTTCAGTCGACCGATACCCGGCCTCGGTATCGGTATCCCGGTGTTCATCGCGCCGGTTACGGCGGCGGTGACGGCATTGCTGCTGGCACCGGAAAACAGCGCCCCGATGGCTTACATCTGCGGCACGCTGGGAGTATTGATCGGCGCGGATCTGATGCGCCTGCCCGATATCCGTAAACTCGGCACACCGGTGGCCTCTATCGGCGGTGCAGGCACTTTTGATGGCATTTTCTTCACCGGGATTGTAGCCGTGTTGCTGGCCTGA
- a CDS encoding FKBP-type peptidyl-prolyl cis-trans isomerase, producing MRRSGIEIIADSPGQGAPVERQHIYHLRLKMWLNRGEPIRWEHPWGLIDRARLEDDGETLFTDLRIDRENLFVGLFQGIEGMRIGGTRKLKIAPHLAYGKTGIPGRVPANAVIIAEIEFIEERKRGIE from the coding sequence TTGAGGCGCAGCGGGATAGAAATCATTGCCGACAGTCCGGGTCAGGGAGCGCCCGTCGAACGACAGCATATTTACCACCTGCGTTTGAAAATGTGGCTGAACCGGGGCGAGCCGATTCGCTGGGAGCATCCCTGGGGCCTGATCGATCGCGCGCGGCTCGAAGACGATGGAGAAACGCTGTTTACCGATTTGCGTATCGATCGCGAAAACCTGTTTGTGGGATTGTTCCAGGGTATCGAAGGCATGCGTATCGGGGGTACGCGCAAGTTGAAAATTGCGCCGCACCTGGCTTACGGTAAAACCGGCATCCCCGGCAGGGTGCCCGCAAACGCGGTGATTATTGCCGAAATCGAATTTATCGAAGAAAGAAAACGGGGTATTGAGTAA
- a CDS encoding dimethylsulfonioproprionate lyase family protein, producing MQIKDLELLDVVREFTLAHPHPAVQRFSDSMRDWGDDWIAVEPAHLPAANLLAGAIASTDQHTCPLVETFERHKNHLCWEQSYRKEDDVVPDAMLEGYAFAEIIGKQGPFVSDRIRAGIGIWGPRIVYPRHQHQAEEIYIVLAGAAEFKIGEVKETRYQIGDVVSVESNTWHGFRTTDQILVVYYLWQAGDLRQTSSFG from the coding sequence GTGCAAATTAAAGACCTGGAACTGCTAGACGTCGTGCGCGAGTTTACACTCGCGCATCCACATCCGGCGGTGCAAAGGTTCAGTGATTCAATGCGTGACTGGGGCGATGACTGGATTGCGGTTGAACCTGCCCATCTGCCCGCGGCAAATCTCCTGGCCGGGGCAATCGCCAGTACCGATCAGCATACCTGCCCACTGGTGGAGACCTTCGAACGGCATAAAAACCACCTGTGCTGGGAACAGAGTTATCGTAAAGAGGACGACGTCGTGCCGGATGCAATGCTCGAAGGCTACGCCTTTGCCGAAATTATCGGCAAGCAGGGTCCGTTCGTTAGCGACCGTATCCGTGCCGGTATCGGTATATGGGGACCGCGAATCGTATACCCCCGCCATCAACACCAGGCCGAGGAGATATATATCGTGCTGGCCGGGGCCGCCGAGTTTAAAATCGGCGAGGTAAAGGAAACCCGGTACCAAATCGGCGATGTGGTTTCGGTCGAATCCAATACCTGGCATGGTTTTCGTACCACCGATCAAATCCTCGTAGTTTACTATTTATGGCAGGCCGGCGACCTGCGTCAGACTTCCAGCTTCGGGTAG
- a CDS encoding aromatic ring-hydroxylating dioxygenase subunit alpha translates to MTVEPNLVSREALLKQLSAVLPDENHSLGIPPACYADAGLLALEQDAVFHHGWIGLGRADRWPNAGDYSAMDIGGVPLIVLRNQSGALKAFANSCRHRGSQMLNGDGNCKKIKCPFHWWTYDLDGRLKVYPRMETAVDFDPGEFGLVEFTVAVEQGFAFISFEDHPASIVEWLGNFGEFHQSWGVGHWKMTRIREFEVQCNWKTFIEVFNEYYHLPMVHPDSINWLYPEPDSVDTVKGQYTTQFGTTEGAAALMEDSQQYALPNARGLKGREAKGTRYTWIYPNLTFALSQDSMWIYQAFPVSADCCRVIQTICFPAESVALDDFSERAVHYYQRIDAALDEDLPFLEQQQVGLNSKFARQGRFSALEPSVGKFAYWYAQQLLKCFNPS, encoded by the coding sequence ATGACGGTAGAGCCGAACCTGGTTTCCCGGGAAGCATTGCTGAAGCAACTGTCTGCAGTATTGCCCGACGAAAATCATTCGCTCGGAATTCCGCCTGCCTGTTACGCCGATGCAGGACTACTGGCGCTGGAACAGGATGCTGTTTTTCATCATGGCTGGATTGGCCTGGGGCGCGCCGATCGCTGGCCTAATGCGGGCGATTACTCGGCCATGGATATTGGCGGTGTCCCGCTCATTGTGCTGCGTAACCAGTCGGGCGCTTTGAAAGCGTTTGCCAATTCATGCCGGCATCGTGGCAGCCAGATGCTGAATGGTGACGGCAACTGTAAGAAAATAAAGTGCCCGTTCCACTGGTGGACCTATGACCTCGACGGGCGGCTCAAGGTCTATCCTCGTATGGAAACCGCGGTCGATTTCGATCCCGGCGAATTCGGTCTGGTCGAATTTACGGTAGCGGTCGAACAGGGATTTGCTTTTATCAGCTTCGAGGATCACCCCGCTTCGATTGTTGAATGGCTGGGAAATTTTGGCGAATTTCATCAGTCCTGGGGGGTTGGTCACTGGAAGATGACGCGGATACGGGAATTCGAGGTGCAGTGTAACTGGAAAACCTTTATCGAGGTGTTTAACGAGTACTACCACCTGCCGATGGTGCATCCCGATTCGATTAACTGGCTTTACCCGGAGCCGGACTCGGTTGATACCGTAAAAGGTCAGTACACGACCCAGTTTGGCACTACCGAAGGGGCGGCTGCGTTAATGGAAGATTCGCAGCAGTACGCATTACCAAACGCTCGTGGGCTGAAGGGTCGAGAAGCCAAAGGCACGCGCTATACCTGGATTTATCCCAATTTAACTTTTGCATTGTCACAGGACTCGATGTGGATTTACCAGGCGTTTCCGGTTTCAGCCGATTGCTGCCGGGTCATTCAAACCATCTGCTTTCCCGCCGAGTCAGTGGCGCTCGACGATTTCAGCGAGCGCGCCGTGCATTATTACCAACGCATCGACGCCGCGCTTGATGAGGACCTGCCGTTTCTAGAACAACAGCAGGTTGGCTTGAATTCGAAGTTTGCACGCCAGGGCAGGTTTAGCGCGCTCGAGCCCAGTGTCGGCAAGTTCGCCTACTGGTATGCACAACAGTTGTTAAAGTGTTTCAATCCGAGCTAG
- a CDS encoding nitronate monooxygenase has translation MPENRSMATTIQALLNLELPIIQAPMAGVQGSALAIAVSNAGGLGSLPCAMLGLDEIRAEIETITSGCDKPFNVNFFCHSPPTVDEAREAQWRATLAPYYREHGIGVDDIPAGVRREPFNAEMLEVLQDFNPAVVSFHFGLPDQDLLVGVRAMGAKILCSATTIEEARWLESQGVDAIIAQGVEAGGHRGMFMSDDITRQIGTFALLPQIVQAVNLPVIAAGGIADAAGVAAVIGLGAAAVQVGTAYLLCDEATTSPVHRAALKDPGSMHTALTNRFTGRPARSIVNRVMRELGPIGEVPPFPLAATSIGPLRSAAEAKGLGDFSPLWSGQNASGCLEIPAAELTRMLAGNLPA, from the coding sequence ATCCCGGAAAATAGATCGATGGCTACAACAATACAGGCGTTGCTGAATCTTGAACTACCGATCATCCAGGCGCCGATGGCCGGGGTCCAGGGCAGCGCACTCGCAATCGCGGTATCAAATGCTGGCGGTCTTGGCTCCTTGCCATGCGCAATGCTGGGCCTCGACGAAATCAGAGCAGAAATTGAGACCATTACGTCTGGCTGCGATAAACCTTTTAACGTCAATTTCTTTTGTCATAGTCCGCCCACCGTGGACGAAGCGCGCGAAGCTCAATGGCGGGCAACCCTTGCGCCCTACTACCGGGAACACGGTATAGGGGTCGACGACATTCCTGCCGGCGTGCGCAGAGAACCCTTTAATGCAGAGATGCTTGAAGTTTTACAGGATTTCAATCCCGCGGTGGTGAGCTTTCATTTCGGATTGCCCGACCAGGACTTACTCGTCGGAGTCAGGGCCATGGGCGCTAAAATACTATGCAGCGCCACCACGATTGAAGAAGCCAGGTGGCTAGAATCGCAGGGCGTCGATGCGATTATCGCGCAAGGCGTCGAGGCGGGTGGGCACCGGGGCATGTTCATGAGCGACGATATTACCAGGCAGATAGGTACCTTTGCGTTATTACCGCAAATCGTTCAAGCGGTAAACCTGCCGGTAATCGCCGCGGGTGGTATCGCCGATGCAGCGGGCGTTGCCGCGGTCATAGGCCTGGGTGCCGCCGCGGTGCAGGTCGGTACGGCCTACCTGTTATGTGATGAAGCAACCACCAGCCCGGTGCATCGTGCCGCATTGAAAGATCCGGGATCGATGCATACGGCACTAACCAACCGGTTTACAGGGAGACCGGCACGTAGCATCGTCAATCGCGTCATGCGAGAACTCGGGCCAATCGGCGAAGTGCCGCCGTTTCCGTTAGCGGCGACCTCGATCGGTCCATTGCGCAGCGCCGCCGAGGCCAAGGGACTGGGTGACTTTTCGCCGCTATGGTCGGGGCAAAACGCAAGCGGATGTCTTGAAATACCGGCCGCCGAGTTGACCCGGATGCTTGCTGGCAATTTACCCGCATAG
- a CDS encoding cold-shock protein, producing the protein MSEKTTGKVKWFNEAKGFGFIERESGPDVFAHFSAIQGTGFKTLTEGQQVEFTVTDGQKGPQAENIVAI; encoded by the coding sequence ATGTCTGAGAAGACTACCGGCAAAGTTAAATGGTTCAACGAAGCAAAAGGTTTTGGATTCATCGAGCGTGAATCGGGACCTGACGTATTTGCACACTTCAGCGCGATTCAGGGCACAGGTTTCAAAACCCTGACTGAAGGACAGCAGGTTGAGTTCACGGTTACCGACGGCCAGAAAGGCCCGCAGGCTGAGAACATCGTAGCCATCTGA
- a CDS encoding TIGR04219 family outer membrane beta-barrel protein, which yields MRSNPGIPVAAVLALVFSGPGHADFVGFSIGASYWSPDLSGEFNSAGEASIDLSDDLDVDDPSQSSAVLSLEHPVPFLPNIRYQDIDLDSDGRNTLSGNITFEGETYSAGESVRTTFDLSHSDIVLYYEVLDNWVNLDIGLDLKRFDGKVSMVGSTNTTTSSINIDETLPLLYLSARFDLPFSGFYIGADISSFSIDDSSAEDATIKLGYESGSGLGIEGGLKTFSIELDDADDLDTDIEYDGAFINGYFHF from the coding sequence ATGAGATCAAACCCAGGCATCCCGGTTGCTGCAGTCCTCGCGTTAGTGTTTTCAGGCCCTGGACATGCGGACTTTGTCGGTTTCAGTATCGGAGCGTCCTATTGGTCGCCAGACCTGTCCGGAGAATTTAACAGCGCCGGCGAGGCCAGCATCGATCTGTCGGATGACCTCGACGTCGACGATCCGTCCCAGTCATCTGCGGTTTTAAGCCTAGAGCATCCGGTACCCTTTTTACCTAACATCAGGTATCAGGATATTGACCTTGATAGCGATGGCAGAAACACGCTTAGCGGCAATATTACCTTTGAGGGAGAAACCTACAGCGCGGGTGAAAGCGTTCGCACCACCTTCGATTTATCGCATAGCGACATCGTCCTGTATTACGAAGTACTGGATAACTGGGTAAACCTCGATATCGGTCTCGACCTGAAGCGTTTCGATGGCAAGGTGTCGATGGTCGGAAGCACCAATACCACCACCAGCAGCATCAACATCGACGAGACACTTCCGCTGCTTTACCTGTCAGCAAGATTTGATCTACCGTTTAGCGGCTTCTACATCGGGGCAGATATCAGCAGTTTTAGCATCGACGATAGCAGCGCCGAAGACGCCACCATTAAATTGGGTTATGAATCAGGCAGTGGGCTTGGTATCGAGGGCGGACTGAAGACCTTTTCCATCGAGCTAGACGATGCTGATGACCTCGATACCGATATCGAGTACGACGGTGCATTCATCAACGGATACTTCCACTTCTAG
- a CDS encoding cupin domain-containing protein: MQPEVKKADQAIEFETDEHCHIAEVANDPGDELVSIARARVEPGVTTAWHKLDNISERYIIVSGQGLVEIGDLEPIEVLQGDVVRIPPDMRQRITNTGHGDLVFYAVCAPPFRQDNYVGLEQ; encoded by the coding sequence ATGCAGCCGGAAGTAAAGAAAGCTGATCAGGCTATCGAGTTCGAAACGGACGAACACTGCCATATTGCAGAGGTAGCCAATGATCCGGGGGACGAATTGGTTTCCATTGCACGCGCCCGGGTCGAACCGGGTGTGACCACGGCCTGGCACAAGCTAGATAACATATCGGAACGCTATATAATCGTTTCCGGACAAGGGTTGGTTGAAATAGGCGACCTGGAACCCATTGAAGTGCTCCAGGGGGACGTGGTGCGCATCCCGCCAGACATGCGGCAACGAATTACCAATACCGGTCATGGCGATCTTGTATTCTACGCGGTTTGCGCTCCGCCCTTTCGGCAAGACAATTATGTCGGCCTCGAGCAGTAA
- a CDS encoding class I SAM-dependent methyltransferase — MIDSTRRFSDRVEAYIKFRPGYPPALVSTLLEKTGLDADAVVADVGSGTGIFTRQLLDQGLRVNAVEPNANMRRAAEALLSEYPKFISIDAPAEHTGLADNSIDLVTAAQAFHWFNNEATKAELERILKPGGKLALIWNKRKISQPFQQAYLGILNEYAPEYGKVNHMNLSEDDIAYYFADANMELLHFDSNQRLDFAGLMGRLKSASYCPAEDSPQYIPLVTELVALFDQYAADGVVDFEYDTQLYLGAVDSTEDCKS, encoded by the coding sequence ATGATTGACTCAACCCGAAGATTTTCGGATCGCGTCGAAGCTTACATCAAGTTCCGACCCGGATATCCCCCGGCACTCGTCTCGACCCTGCTTGAGAAAACCGGGCTCGACGCAGATGCGGTTGTTGCCGATGTTGGTTCCGGTACCGGCATTTTTACCCGCCAATTACTCGACCAGGGTCTCCGGGTCAATGCGGTCGAACCCAATGCCAACATGCGCCGTGCAGCCGAAGCCCTGCTTTCAGAATATCCAAAGTTTATCAGCATCGATGCGCCGGCCGAACATACCGGCCTCGCGGATAATTCGATTGACCTGGTAACCGCTGCACAGGCATTTCACTGGTTTAACAACGAGGCGACGAAGGCAGAGCTCGAGCGTATTCTCAAACCCGGCGGTAAGCTTGCGCTCATCTGGAATAAACGAAAAATCAGCCAGCCGTTTCAGCAGGCATACCTCGGCATTCTCAACGAGTACGCACCCGAGTACGGTAAGGTTAATCACATGAACCTGAGTGAGGATGATATTGCCTATTATTTTGCCGACGCCAATATGGAATTACTGCATTTCGATAGTAACCAACGACTTGATTTTGCCGGGCTGATGGGCCGGTTGAAATCGGCTTCCTACTGTCCCGCTGAAGATTCACCGCAATATATTCCGCTGGTGACCGAGCTGGTCGCACTGTTTGACCAGTACGCAGCCGACGGTGTCGTTGATTTCGAGTACGATACGCAACTCTACCTCGGCGCGGTCGATTCCACCGAGGATTGTAAGTCATGA
- a CDS encoding antibiotic biosynthesis monooxygenase produces MSLIANTPEPPYYAVIFTSLRNDDIEGYAETAARMVELAAQQPGFLGVESAREELGITISYWTDLDSIRKWKAQAEHREAQKMGTEKWYSTYMTRISLVERDYGK; encoded by the coding sequence ATGAGCCTAATCGCCAATACGCCTGAACCACCCTACTACGCGGTAATATTTACCTCGCTGCGCAACGACGATATCGAGGGTTATGCCGAAACCGCCGCCCGCATGGTTGAACTGGCCGCGCAGCAACCCGGTTTTCTCGGGGTTGAATCAGCACGCGAGGAATTGGGTATCACGATTTCCTACTGGACCGATCTCGACTCGATCAGGAAATGGAAGGCTCAGGCCGAACACCGCGAGGCTCAGAAAATGGGGACGGAGAAATGGTATTCGACTTATATGACGCGCATTTCCCTGGTTGAAAGGGACTATGGAAAGTAA